Genomic DNA from Theobroma cacao cultivar B97-61/B2 chromosome 3, Criollo_cocoa_genome_V2, whole genome shotgun sequence:
CCAGGTGTCGGCGCCGTCGGTCGAGTTTCTAATCTTATAGAAGGCGAACCTGCTTTCCGACGATCCAGATCCCTGGCGATTCCCTTTCTCCGATCGAAGCCTGAGAGTTTAAGCGAAAAGAATGATTTGGCGGGTATTAAGAGCAAGACGCCGTCTTTTTGGTCGATGTTTAGAGCTAGTAATAAGAGCAAGCGACACGAGAGTGAAGATCATCAAAGagaaggagagaaagagagaatagCGGCGGAGGAAGAAAGGAGGAGGATGATGAGGAAGTCAAGGTCGGTGGCGGTGACATCACATTCCGGCATCGGAGATTTGAAATCGTCGCCTTCCACTAAAGGGAAAGGCTGGTATTTCCCGAGTCCGATGAAGGTTTTCAGGCAAACTAGAGTTTCCAAATTGGTTTTCCAAGAACGCTCTCCTTTGTATAGAGgttgatttatttttcctttttttttatttttcttttttctttataatttgtaGAGTAAATAAGTAATGTCAAAATTTAACAACAGAAACGAACGAaaatatgactaattaatatattatttatttcctcctttttttattttaaacttttcgGAATTTAAGGAATATAACGAAATACTTGATTGagtaatttcaatttttttaattgattgaaatttgaatGTATTTTTTGGGGGGGATTATATCATGTGTTAATTTTTCTTCTGCTTAATcatagtgttttttttttaattttgttttcaccCTCAAAAAGTTTTTGGGTGATTGATTGAAGGGGTGgatttaatattaattggATAATTAAACTCTTAATCTCTTTGTGCGAGGCAATAGTCACAAACCTatatgattttcatttttaaaaaagaaatcctTAAATTCTCATCACAACTGTTTGCACTATTACAGAGTTGACAATTT
This window encodes:
- the LOC18606029 gene encoding uncharacterized protein LOC18606029, with the translated sequence MAFYVDEEEVWKCPKHPSRRRRSGICPVCLRDKLASLCPECAHARPCACSATTSSSSSSSSLSRFSAAAAVDMPGVGAVGRVSNLIEGEPAFRRSRSLAIPFLRSKPESLSEKNDLAGIKSKTPSFWSMFRASNKSKRHESEDHQREGEKERIAAEEERRRMMRKSRSVAVTSHSGIGDLKSSPSTKGKGWYFPSPMKVFRQTRVSKLVFQERSPLYRG